DNA from Kitasatospora herbaricolor:
TGCTCGGCCGCTGCCACGACGCGCCCGAGCGGGCGCAGCGAGAGGCGGATCCAGAACGCGCCGGCCGCGGTGGCGGCTGCCAGTGCGGCGCCGAACACCACCAGTTCCACGCTGATCAGCTGATGGGTCGTGGCCTCCACCGGATGGAGTGGCAGGCCGGTGACCAGGACGTCGCCGTCCTGGCCGGCGATGGCGCGCAGCCGGTAGCCACCGAGTCCGGACAGGTGCACGCTTCGGGCCGCGCCGTCGACCGGCAGCGCGGCGAGGGACCGCTGGTCGGTGGAGGTCAGTTGGACCAGGTCGTCGGTGTCGGCCGGGGCGTTACCGGCGGCCACCTCGGCGTCGTCGGCGTCGCCGTCGACCACCCCGGCGGTGGTCACCCTCCCGTCGAGCAGCCTGGCGCCGAAGGTGCCCGGTGCCTGGGCCCGGGTGTCACTGCGGCTCCCGGTGGCACCCGGGGCCCGGCTGTCCCGGTGTTCCAGGCTCGCGGCGTAGCGGCCGGAGGTGTCGGAGAGCTGTTGGTCCAGGCGGGCGACCAGGAAGTGACGCAGCGCGTCGGTGGTGGCGAGGGCGACGCCGCCGCAGGTGAGCAGGAGCAGCGCGAGCAGGCCGGCGATCAGACGGGCCCGCAGGGTACGCGGCACGGGCAGGCGTACGGCGGCCCGGCGCGCCCTCGGGCCGATCACTGCGGTGCCTTGAGCAGGTAGCCGGCGCCGCGGACGGTATGGATCATCGGTGGCCGGCCGGCGTCGATCTTCTTGCGCAGGTAGCTGATGTACAGCTCGACGACATGGGCCTGGCCGCCGAAGTCGTACGACCAGACGGCGTCCAGGATCTGCGCTTTGCTCAACACCTGCCGGGGGTGGCGCATCAGGAGGTGGAGCAGGGCGAACTCGGTGGGGCTCAGGTCGACGGTGTCCCCGGCACGAGTGACCTCCCTGGCCTGCTCGTCCAGCACCAGATCCCCCAGGACCAGGGCGTGCGCCGGGGGGCCGGCCTGCCCGGACTGCGAGGGGGCCGCTCTGCGCAGCAGGCCGCGAAGGCGCACCACCACCTCGGCGAGGCTGAAGGGCTTGGTGACGTAGTCGTCCCCGCCGGCGGCCAGCGCGGCGATCCGGTCCTCCACGGCGTCCTTGGCGGTGAGGAAGAGCACGCGCACCTCGGGCCGGGTGGCGTGGATCCGCTCCAGCACCTGCATGCCGTCGAGGTCGGGGAGCATCATGTCCAGCACCACGGCGTGCGGGTCCCACTCGGCGGCGAGCGCCACGGCGCTCGGCCCGTCCTCGGCGCCCCGCGCCTGCCAGCCCTCGTACCTGAGCGCTCCGCAGAGCACCTCGACCAGGTCGGGCTCGTCGTCCACGACCAGGATCCGCCAGGGTGACCGGGCGGCGGCGGGGGCGGTGTCCATGTGGGTCCAAGGGCTCTGGGGGTGGCGGCTGGATCC
Protein-coding regions in this window:
- a CDS encoding response regulator transcription factor — its product is MDTAPAAARSPWRILVVDDEPDLVEVLCGALRYEGWQARGAEDGPSAVALAAEWDPHAVVLDMMLPDLDGMQVLERIHATRPEVRVLFLTAKDAVEDRIAALAAGGDDYVTKPFSLAEVVVRLRGLLRRAAPSQSGQAGPPAHALVLGDLVLDEQAREVTRAGDTVDLSPTEFALLHLLMRHPRQVLSKAQILDAVWSYDFGGQAHVVELYISYLRKKIDAGRPPMIHTVRGAGYLLKAPQ